One window of the Chryseobacterium shigense genome contains the following:
- a CDS encoding DUF4173 domain-containing protein has product MKTHHYIFLTAALFVILFYDQEIGLNLGILGIVYAVLTWFKTSESNKTRTFLILFVTSILSSIVFAWFRDFPSLLAVVSSLLLLGYRSRNRKLKILFLIPVFIINSFTSIFRFFSFDEWLPKKNISGVWQKTLAFIVIPLLFISIFFGIYSAGSDHFAAVFRDYELDINVWHVLGLSVLGFFIAFNYWNYAVERFIYKKNQLLDDDFQENNTIQKATYSFLDLDAERTSGVISFFCLNILLVFFIITYNYEQFYEVSKTPVQLSEETHERVNAVIMSIVMAVLVIMFYFKSGFNFDPKAKMMKLLAKIWIILNAILVFSAALKNYEYIISYGYTYKRLGVFAFLLLSVIGLALTFIKIQKKKRNAFLFNTMAWYFYGTILACSYVNWGGIITSQNMKRKDFVVNYHLEQIRFSERKLLKYAEEKNDLQLKKKVLEKVDIEKNKPFLSKILYFETLKD; this is encoded by the coding sequence ATGAAAACACATCATTATATATTCCTTACAGCCGCCTTGTTTGTCATTCTGTTCTATGACCAGGAAATCGGTTTGAATCTCGGTATTCTCGGTATTGTTTACGCGGTGCTCACCTGGTTTAAAACTTCGGAAAGTAACAAAACCCGCACTTTTCTGATACTCTTTGTTACAAGTATTCTGTCAAGTATTGTTTTTGCATGGTTCAGAGACTTTCCCTCCCTGCTGGCGGTTGTAAGTTCCCTGCTGCTGCTGGGGTACCGTTCACGGAACAGAAAGCTGAAAATACTGTTCCTGATTCCCGTATTTATCATCAACAGCTTTACCTCAATTTTCAGATTCTTCAGCTTTGATGAATGGCTCCCGAAAAAGAATATTTCCGGTGTATGGCAGAAAACTTTAGCCTTTATTGTTATTCCGCTGTTGTTTATCTCTATATTTTTCGGGATCTATTCGGCAGGGAGCGATCATTTTGCAGCTGTTTTCAGAGATTACGAACTGGATATTAACGTATGGCATGTGCTGGGACTCTCCGTTCTTGGGTTTTTCATTGCTTTCAACTATTGGAATTATGCGGTGGAAAGATTCATCTATAAAAAGAACCAACTGCTGGATGATGATTTTCAGGAAAACAATACAATCCAGAAGGCAACCTATTCCTTCCTTGATCTGGATGCGGAGAGAACCAGCGGTGTGATCTCTTTCTTCTGCCTGAATATTTTACTCGTATTTTTTATCATTACTTACAACTACGAGCAGTTTTATGAAGTGTCAAAAACCCCGGTTCAGCTTTCGGAAGAAACGCATGAAAGGGTCAATGCCGTAATTATGTCTATTGTTATGGCTGTACTCGTTATTATGTTCTATTTTAAATCCGGGTTCAATTTTGATCCTAAAGCTAAAATGATGAAACTTCTTGCAAAGATCTGGATCATTCTGAATGCCATTCTCGTCTTTTCCGCAGCGTTGAAAAACTATGAATATATAATCAGCTACGGATATACATATAAAAGGCTGGGAGTTTTTGCTTTTCTTCTTTTGTCCGTCATTGGGCTGGCCCTTACTTTCATTAAAATTCAGAAGAAAAAGAGAAATGCATTCCTGTTCAATACCATGGCCTGGTATTTTTATGGAACAATTTTGGCTTGTAGTTATGTAAACTGGGGCGGAATTATTACTTCCCAGAATATGAAACGTAAAGATTTTGTGGTAAACTATCACCTGGAACAGATCAGGTTCAGTGAAAGAAAACTGCTGAAGTATGCAGAAGAAAAAAACGATCTGCAGCTTAAAAAGAAAGTGCTGGAAAAAGTTGATATAGAAAAAAACAAGCCTTTCCTTTCGAAGATTCTTTACTTTGAAACACTAAAAGATTAA
- a CDS encoding ACT domain-containing protein, with amino-acid sequence MSGEKDLQQLLKTMKPKHNTGDYVFCTVKDIGNVDLNRTEMFFREEEGFTVILKKEIADGLHLAYSVIMSWITLTVHSSLEAVGLTAAFAKALSENRISCNVVAAYYHDHIFVNKKDREKAMEVLTKLSEQ; translated from the coding sequence ATGAGCGGAGAAAAGGATTTACAACAGCTTTTAAAAACTATGAAACCCAAACATAACACAGGCGATTATGTTTTTTGTACGGTCAAGGATATTGGAAATGTTGATTTGAACCGGACTGAAATGTTTTTCAGGGAAGAGGAAGGATTTACAGTCATCCTCAAAAAAGAAATTGCGGACGGATTACATCTGGCATATTCTGTGATAATGTCCTGGATAACATTAACTGTACATTCTTCTCTGGAAGCTGTGGGATTAACGGCTGCTTTTGCAAAAGCCCTTTCAGAGAATAGGATCAGCTGTAATGTAGTGGCAGCTTATTATCATGACCATATTTTCGTGAATAAAAAAGACCGTGAAAAAGCTATGGAAGTGTTGACAAAATTATCAGAGCAATAA